The Persephonella sp. KM09-Lau-8 nucleotide sequence AAAGGGATAAAACAATAACAATTCTCACAAATGATGTAAGGGCAATAAGAATGGATGGAGCCAGACTGAGTATTGTTATTAGAAAAAGAATTTTTAGGGTGATATCCAGATTATTTAGCTGAGCAAGTGTATCAGAAACAGTATCTCCAAAGGAAAAAAGAGGAAAAAGTAGTAATAACTCAAGTTTTAGAAGAATTTTCTTTTTCATTTTTATTCTTTATCTCTCCCTCTGTCTCATGCAAGCTATCCCATTTTTCTATTATACTCACATTTTTTTCGTCAAAAGAGATAAAGTAATATTTCTGATTTGCTTTTACTATAGCAAGACCTTTATTCTTCCCTAAATATTTGATATCCAGAATTGAGATTAAACCTTTTTGCCCCGGCAGAATACCCTTGCCATAACGGTTTATAACATAGTAAATAGAGTAAATAAGAACTATAACAATAATAAGTGAGGAAATTACCCTGAGAATATCTGTATATTCAAGCAAGGTCAACAACCCTTATGGCATATTTCTCATTAACAACTACAAGTTCACCTATAGCAAATAACTGTCCTCTGATATAAATCTCTATATAATC carries:
- a CDS encoding flagellar biosynthetic protein FliO, which gives rise to MLEYTDILRVISSLIIVIVLIYSIYYVINRYGKGILPGQKGLISILDIKYLGKNKGLAIVKANQKYYFISFDEKNVSIIEKWDSLHETEGEIKNKNEKENSSKT